The Arthrobacter oryzae DNA window ACTCGCCGCCACGTAGTCATTCAGCTTCGTAAAGTGCCTCTGACCTGCGGAAACACTTCGCACTGAGTCGGCGCAGGGCATTCCTAAAAGCATTGACGGGGCGCGCAAAGCCACATGACGTTGATCTTGGATGCCCCGCACGGAAATCGTTGCCGACTGGCTGGAACACGGCCACCCGCACATGACCGATGGGGTGGACCTGTTCCCTTCCGAACGGGGCACCCTTGTTTCGGAGACGGCGCTGAACCGAAGGTTTAACCGGTACTGCGAGGTCCTGGGCCTCTCCCCCGGCCTGGACATCCACTCGCTGCGCCGCTCCTACGTCACCCACCTGATCGAATCAGGCATGGACGCTTTGTTCGTCCAGCACCAGGCCGGGCATGAGCACGCCTCAACGACTGCCCTCTACACCTCCGTCTCCAGCGACTACAAGATTAAAACACTGCGCCGGCTGCGGGACGGAAACCGAGCACTACCGTCACAACACCTGTGCCCGCTGCTCACTCCGGAGCGACCTCACAGCGCTGATGCACGTTGATGAGTCCCAGGGCACGGAAACGGCGGCAGCGAAACTGCTCGCCGCGCTCTGCGGAGCGCAGCGCCCCGAAAGCATCCTCACCTGGCTCCGCAAACCCGGTGTCCGCGAACTGCTCGAGCGACTCGCCACCGGAAACATCCCGCTCAGTCACGAGGCGCTGGACAGGGAACCCAACAGCCTACGGGTGGAGCACCTGCGCAGCCTGCTCACCCACCACAACCTACTCCCGGTCCGCGACCACTACCTCGCGCTCTTTGAGCGGTGGCTACCCGGCAAGCTCGACGACATTGATGACACCGAGGTTCGGCGAACCATTGAGTCCTTCGCCCGCTGGCATCACCTGCGGCGCATCCGGGCCCTCTCTGCAGACGGGAATCCCACCCGCGGGCCCGTGCACAGTGCGAAGCAGGAAATCACCGAAACCATCAAGTTCCTGACTTGGCTCCAGCTCACCCACGGACGGACGGCCGCCTCCTGCGTCCAGGGCGACGTCGACGCCTGGCTGGCCGACGGTCCCACAACCAGACATGCCATCAGAACCTTTTTCGTCTGGGCGATGAAGAACCGGACCTGCACCAACATCACCATCGGCTTCCGGCAGGCCAAGACCGTGCCGCTGCTCACCCAGGGTCAGCGGCTGGCCATGCTCAAGGCCTGCCTCACCGACGACATCGACACCCTGTCCTACCGAGTCGCCGCCACTCTCTTGCTGCTCTACGCCCAACCAGTAGTGAAGATCGCCGCGATGAAAAGCACCGACGTGATCCTCACACCCGGTGGCCTTCGCCTGTCACTCGGGGTAGAGCATCCAGCGCCAGTGCCCGAACCTTTCGCCTCACTGCTCACAGAACACCTCGCCTCACGCCCCAACATGCGTACCGGCAGCAGCTCCGGCAGTCCGTGGCTCTTCCCGGGCTACCGCGCCGGGCAACACTTGCACCCCAACACGCTCATGATGCGTCTCAGGGAAATTGGAATAGACCTCCTAGGCGCACGCAACGCATCCCTCCGCAGCCTAGTCAAAGAAGTCCCCGCACCGCTCGTGGCAGAAATGCTCGGCTACAGCTACCAAGTCACCCAAAAACATGCCGCGGCCGCCGCCGACCCATGGTCCCGCTATGCACCAATCGCTCCTGTCAGAGTGAATTAGAAGCGACTGCCGGCTCCTCAATGGCGAAGGAGCAGGTTCAAACCAACAAGAAGGAGCCCAGCGCCCATGAGTGCTGCTAGAACTCCTATCGCCAGCCACGTGCCTGGAGCCATTGCTTCGTCTGATGGACGCCCTGGACGCCCGCCCATCATGCTCATCCATTTACGATGCCCCTTGGAAACGGCGGACCGAAAGAAGGCTACGGCCAGCCCCATAAGAAGGAACAGGATGCCAAATAGTGCGAGAACTGCTCCCTGCAAGAACACCCTTGCTCCCTTCGCTCAGGGCGACCGTTGAGCACACCTTGCCACAGCAAAGGGCTAACTCGCATCAGATTCACCGAAGTCCCAGGAGCGGAATAGTCACAAACCGAATAATCATCGTTGCCAGTACGAGAAAGCCGATGTTGCATCTGATGCATCCAACGGGGGCTTCGCCAAATGCGCGGACTCCGATGCCTTCATCTCCTAACGTGCCCAAACTTTCAAGACCTGCTCCTTCCGGGCGGCCCTTCGAGAGACATCCCCTATCGCTATCTGAGCGTCCTCCTGTATCCCGATGCGGAAGAATGTACCCCCTTTGTGTCGCTGACACGGCGGGCGGATGCAGGTACGATGCGTTCAGCACTGACGCTGGTCGACCCGGAGATCAGTGCCTGCACTGATGGCTTGGGGGAACACAGTGAAGCGGATTGTCGGAATTGTCCTGGCGGCGGTACTGGTCGTGGGGCTTGGTGCGTTCTTCGTGATCCGGTCCGCAGAGAACAAGGTTACCGACGATATGCTTTCCCGCGCCGGACGCTTCGCCATCCCGTCGGACTGGAAGCTGACCGACGAGACTGTCCGCCCGGAGCGGTTCATGTGCATCAGTACGAACCCATGCCCCAGCCTCTCCCGTCGCTGGGATACCGGGAAAGAGCTCACCGATGACGACATCAAGGCAGTGTTCTCCGGGCTTGGTTTCGAGATGAAGTCGGATGGACCGTGCAGGCGACAGTCCAACGTCATCGGAAGCAGCCCTATCTGCGTTTTGAGTGGAAGCGATGGCGAGTTCGAGTACTCCTTCACCGTCTTTAGCCCTGCCCCAGGGGCACCTCAGCGTGTAGCCCTGGCCGCTGAGCAAGCACCCTGAAGCTTGGGAAATCTTGAGGATTCTTTATCTAGTCACTGGATAAACTAGCCGGTGCTCTGAGACCATTCAGGCCGCGTCCGCTGCCTTGAGCCGCAGAACAAGGCGGCAATTCCGTTCAGGAACCGTTGGGTAATACTGTGCGCTCAAAAACTCCTTTCCACCTGACCGTTCTAGGTCTGGCTGCTGCCATCGCCGCAGTCACGCTGACGGTTCCGCCAGCTTCCGCCGCGGATCCTGTCGCTGATGCCTGCGCAACGGTCGAAACAGTATTCGCCAGGGGGTCAGGACAGGATCCAGGCGACCCTGAAGCCAACAACTTCCAGTTAAAGATCAAGGAGCGGCTTACCGCTCCAGCGACTATCCACCAGTACGAACTCGGCGATGGAGGCATCGACGGTACTCCTACCCTGCTGTTCCCGTCGGCATGGACAAGGGCCTGGAATCCCTGTGGAACACTGTCGGGGCAGGGATTACCGGCGGTGGCGGGTCCACCTACGGCGACAGCGTCAACGAAGGTGTTGACGAGTTGAATGCCTATCTGGGCAAGCGCGCAGCCGCCTGCCCGGACGCCCTTTTCGTGCTCGGCGGGTACTCCCAAGGTGCCCAGGTCGTGGGCGAGGCATACAACGAGAAGCTCAGCGGCAGCCTGCGCGGCCGCGTCGTCTATCAAGCGCTTTTCGGTGATCCGAAACTCTTTCTCCCAGAG harbors:
- a CDS encoding cutinase family protein; this translates as MDKGLESLWNTVGAGITGGGGSTYGDSVNEGVDELNAYLGKRAAACPDALFVLGGYSQGAQVVGEAYNEKLSGSLRGRVVYQALFGDPKLFLPEGNSYLPGAAPLACLDEAHHSEWRFDVPNCEVFQGSLGSRIPYHSSAERHCHTGR
- a CDS encoding tyrosine-type recombinase/integrase is translated as MPRTEIVADWLEHGHPHMTDGVDLFPSERGTLVSETALNRRFNRYCEVLGLSPGLDIHSLRRSYVTHLIESGMDALFVQHQAGHEHASTTALYTSVSSDYKIKTLRRLRDGNRALPSQHLCPLLTPERPHSADAR